A single genomic interval of Spirosoma linguale DSM 74 harbors:
- a CDS encoding Helix-turn-helix type 11 domain protein (PFAM: Helix-turn-helix type 11 domain protein~KEGG: ilo:IL0047 DeoR family transcriptional regulator), with amino-acid sequence MAAQQNLTRTLKLIRLLKQRPGKTLSQLAQLLECSHRHARRFMESLEEAGFIIDSEGKRPPRFYLYEDERRQQADFTEEEAQLLQEALSSISGINPLLAPLRQKIYQHSTLLPLANGLIDQHQSQVVARLAEAIRDRRQVWLLRYHSINSNSISDRLVEPYSFSENYTILTAYEPESETTKTFKTQRIEDVSLLDSPQENPPSEVLTDPFGWPGEQKEVSLRLTYQAYHLLREEYPATRPELTHIADDAPFSYTYTGDVRSWIGLGRFVLGLPGEIKVDGPEEFREYLRGRVGDYIL; translated from the coding sequence ATGGCTGCCCAGCAGAACTTGACGCGTACGCTCAAACTGATCCGATTGCTCAAACAGCGACCCGGTAAAACCCTCTCGCAACTGGCCCAACTTCTGGAATGCAGCCATCGCCACGCCCGGCGATTTATGGAGTCTTTGGAAGAAGCCGGTTTCATTATCGACAGCGAAGGTAAACGTCCTCCCCGCTTTTACCTGTACGAAGATGAGCGTCGGCAACAGGCCGATTTCACGGAAGAGGAAGCCCAGTTACTTCAGGAGGCTCTGTCCAGCATCTCCGGTATAAACCCCTTGCTGGCTCCGCTTCGCCAGAAAATATACCAGCATTCTACCCTGCTTCCCCTCGCCAATGGCCTGATCGACCAGCACCAGAGCCAGGTAGTGGCGCGACTCGCCGAAGCCATCCGCGACCGGCGGCAGGTGTGGCTGTTACGCTATCATTCCATCAATAGTAATTCGATTAGCGACCGACTGGTTGAGCCTTACAGTTTTTCGGAGAACTACACGATCCTAACGGCCTATGAACCTGAGTCGGAGACAACGAAAACCTTTAAGACGCAGCGTATAGAAGATGTGTCTCTGCTCGATTCTCCGCAGGAAAACCCACCCAGCGAAGTACTTACTGATCCATTCGGCTGGCCAGGGGAGCAAAAAGAAGTGTCGTTACGACTTACCTATCAGGCGTATCATCTATTAAGAGAGGAGTATCCCGCTACACGCCCTGAGCTAACCCATATAGCCGACGATGCCCCTTTTTCGTACACCTATACCGGCGACGTACGGAGCTGGATTGGCCTCGGCCGGTTTGTGCTGGGCTTGCCCGGCGAAATAAAAGTGGATGGCCCGGAAGAGTTTCGGGAATATTTACGAGGACGAGTAGGGGACTACATTCTTTAG